GGGTAGGTGATGATAATAGCAGACAAAGGAGCAGATATAGTTCGGCTAACAGTTCAAGGGAAGAGAGAAGCTGATgcatgttttgaaataaaaaactctcTCGTGCAGAaaaagtaaagttttttttattttttccaaataaataaaaggtctGATAGACCATAAGGAACCTTCCATCCATGTTTTATATGTGGGTCAACCTTTTCACTAACTGTTGTATATATGCAGTTACAATATTCCTCTGGTTGCGGATATTCATTTTGCTCCATCTGTTGCGTTGCGAGTATCTGAATGCTTTGACAAGATTCGTGTCAACCCAGGAAATTTTGGTAAGCCACCAGGCCcttcttccatttttcttttggtaATGAATGCAGCTATTCTGAATTCACTGAGATACCATCATTGCAGCTGATAGGCGAGCTCAGTTTGAGAAGCTGGAGTACACAGATGATGACTATCAGAAAGAACTTGAGCATATTGAGAAGGTCAGACCATTCCTTTATCAAAATGATCACCCTTAAAAAGTTTTGAATAAGAAGTATGAATCTGTAGATGATCCTTGCCAAATTAACCTATTTTACCCGCTGAGTTATATATCATGGCAAAATGGCCAACATGGGTCCAAGTCTAGCCATGAAGAGTGTGATAAACAAGTGAAGTGTTGTGTGGCAAGTATGTCCAAGTGAAGTGGTCAACAAATTGGAAATGAGACAAGTTTTGTTAGCTCTGTCTGTCTCTGCTGAAAGTTCTACTTTAACCAAATCATAAACTCTAAGCTGTAAAGACAGGATTCTCAATTTTAAGCATTTGAATATAAATATGTATATAGTAGTTATCTTTACCTGAGGTTTTGTGTTCTATTTTTTACTGTGCCAGGTTTTTACTCCATTGGTTGAGAAATGTAAGAAATATGGAAGGGCAATGCGTATTGGGACAAACCATGGCAGTCTTTCAGATCGTATAATGAGCTACTATGGAGATTCTCCTAGGGGAATGGTGAAAAATTATTTGCTCCCATAACGTTTAGCACTTTTCTTCCATCTGTTGTACTTCTAAACACAGTATCATCATATTGAATGGCTTGTATCAAACAGGTTGAATCAGCATTTGAGTTTGCTAGGATATGTCGGAAGTTAGACTTTcataattttgtcttttcaatgaAAGCAAGCAACCCAGTTGTCATGGTCCAGGCATACCGTCTACTTGTAGCAGAAATGTATGTTCAAGGCTGGGATTATCCATTACACTTGGGTGTCACTGAAGCTGGAGAAGGTGAAGATGGGCGGATGAAATCTGCAATTGGCATTGGGACTCTTCTTCAGGTACCCTTACAACGCCAAACTACTATTTCTACAAAATGGAGGATCCTTTAGAATCCTAATGATATGTTTTTCTGATAAATTTCTCAGCTTTCAAACACTCATTTGCATTTTGCTTAAAATGTATCAGTTTGTAGGTTATTTTAAGATGGAAATTTATGTTGTGAATGTGCTTGCACTTCATCAAAATTGATTTCCTTATGGTTAAATATCATATCACTAGGAAGGCATTATGTGTGGTGTGATCGCTGTAGAAGTCAGGAACTCTGTTGAATGTGCAGGATGGATTGGGTGATACAATCAGGGTTTCACTTACAGAACCACCAGAAGAGGAGATAGATCCTTGCAGAAAGTTAGCTAATCTTGGTATGAGAGCAGCCAAAATTCAGCAAGGAGTGGTAGGTTCTATGCTGCACTTTAGCAAATTAACACAATTATGCTCTGTAAATTTGTCCATATGAAATCTTATTAGCTGACTTTTGGAGGAATTTTTTCAACCAGGCACCATTTAAGGAGAAGTACAGGCGTTACTTTGATTTCCAGCGCCGATCTGGTCAATTGCCAATGCAAAAGGAGGTTGTCCTTCAATTTCTATGGAAATTTTAGCATTCGTTAGCTATTTATTTGATCATGATTTTAGAGCTGATTGTTCACTTAATTACAGGGTGAGGAGGTGGATTATAGAGGTGTCCTGCACCGTGATGGCTCTGTGCTCATGTCAGTTTCTCTAGATCAGTTGAAAGTAACCACCTAGCAGTACTCTTACCTTATATCTCCTTTTACTATTCTCCCCAAATTTTACATTATTAATTTGGAGGGAAGCATTTGAAgggttttattgaaaattttctcTTTCCAGGCGCCTGAACTTCTCTACAAGTCACTTGCCGCAAAGCTTGTTGTTGGGATGCCTTTTAAGGTATGTTCTGACCTAATTCTATTGCATTGAAAGATTAGTGTCTTGaagatgatttctgaatccataattgtttttattggcATGCATATTTCTGTTTAGGATTTGGCAACAGTTGATTCAATCTTATTGAGAGAGCTCCCACCGGTGGATGATAACGATGCTGTAAGAACCCTAACTTTAGAATTAGATGAATTTACTAGACAGTCAGAATAACGTGATATTTATACTGTATCATGACTAGCGGCTAGCGCTCAAAAGGCTGATAGAAGTTAGTATGGGGGTAATAGCTCCTTTATCAGAGCAGCTAACGAAGCCATTACCCAATGCCATGGTTCTTGTCAACCTTAAGGAGTTGTCAACTGGGGCATACAAGCTTTTGCCAGAAGGTACCACTTTTCCGCAATTGTCACATTGTTGGTTTCTTATGCTCAATGTTTTCATTTATTCTATTTTCTGTGCtgaattttattgaaaactTTTGAGTTTTACCTCTCAGGTACACGCTTGGTTGTGTCTTTGCGTGGTGATGAGCCCTATGAAGAACTGGAAATTCTTAAACACATTGATGCCACGATGCTTCTTCATGATCTACCCTTTTCAGAAGACAAGATTGGCAGAGTGCATACAGCAAGAAGGTAATACTGCTCTTcacttgaattttataatatggTCATTAACTGAAGCAGTAAGATAATACCAAGCCATCAGTACATCTACATTCAGATAATGTTTGCCTGAGTGAAGCCTTCTTTCTTAAACCATTTTGTTGTTGATTGCTTCAACCTTCAACTACTTGCCTGTTGGTCATTTATGTCAGCAGTGTTAATTATATTGCTGAATAGACCCAAACTAATGCCTAGGGTGTACCTAGCGACTCAACATGATAAACATGATTCATCTCTATTTTCAATTCTTTCCattgttcatttgttttttaatatatttgtgtgTTATTTTCTAATTGCAACAGGATTTTTCACTGTCTTGTGAACACTCCCTAGTCCTGACAGTTCAAACTCTATCTTGGCTGCAGGTTATTTGAGTATCTTGCAGAAAATGCTTTGAATGTCCCCGTGATTCACCATCTTCAGTTTCCAAAAGGGATCCACAGGTAATCATGAAGCTTGCAATATTCATTGAATGCGATGCATGCATGATTTGTTTTAGCTTAtactattttcttctctttgcaGGGATGAACTGGTCATTGGTGCTGGCACAAATGCTGGAGCTCTTTTAGTAGATGGTCTAGGAGATGGTGTCCTAATAGAAGCCCCAGACcaggattttgattttctcaGAAACACATCTTTCAACTTATTACAAGGTTGCAGAATGAGAAATACAAAGACGGTatgaaggtttttttaaaaaaaaaccaaagtgtTGACTCACTTAGAGATTAAGGTCTTATTAATCAATTGAATTGCTTAAATCTCATCAGGAATATGTCTCATGCCCATCATGTGGAAGAACTTTGTTTGATCTTCAAGAGATAAGCGCACAAATACGAGAAAAGACATCACACTTGCCTGGTGTCTCGGTGAACAACCAATACTATTgaattatcatttgatttatgttgaTTAGCCTTATTTTCcgataaaaaaatgtaatttgtcTTCTTACGTTTCTTTCTTAGATCGCGATCATGGGTTGCATTGTGAATGGCCCTGGGGAGATGGCTGATGCAGATTTTGGGTATGTCGGTGGTGCTCCTGGAAAGATTGACCTTTATGTTGGGAAGGTAATAATGCTATCCTGCTTTGAAATTCATATCAATCTATGCTGATGAGTAACTTAAATCATTAACATCTGAAGGTGAGTATGATATCATTTAGTTTATGGATCTTTGAACCTACTAGCCTAAACTTATGCAGGATGCTCTAAAGTTTGCCATCTTCCTGCTGAGTTTTTTATCTATTAAGCGTGTTGGCCTGTTCATTGACTAGCTTAACCTTTTTAGGCTGGATGTTCTATctattgtttaaaatatatgaattcaACAAACAATAACGTAGACTTCAGTACTGCATAGAACCCCGGCCCTCGGCAAACCTGAAACACCGGCTTCTCTTTAGCTGACACGTGTTTTTTGACCTTTAAAGTCTATTTGCTTTTTGCGTTTGGTAGGCCATGCTTGGAAGTTTTAGTGTTGTTGCAAACATTTTGTTCTTGTTCACAACTAGAAAGGTTTCTGTGGCATGATACTGATGCTGTTCGGCATATATTTCTCCGACTCTTCAAGGCTTAAACAGCCATCACTCTGCCATTTTATACTTGCCATGATGAATCATTAATAGCATGCTCTCAGATAGATAAAGGAATCATGCCCAATTCGAGAATGCAGTTGGCTGGCATGCATGATAGTAGATTAGGGTTAAAAATGTGGTACGAGGTTTGTTCTTGATGTTGAATGATGGATGGCATTGATGGTCTCAGACGGTGGTAAAGCGTGGAATTGAAATGGAGTCTGCCACCGATGCATTGATCCAGCTTATTAAAGATAATGGCCGCTGGGTAGATCCTCCTCCGGCAGAAGAGTAAACTGATGGTTTCAGTCGACAGATAGGAATAAACAAAGAAGGCAATCTCATCATTGTTATCCTGTTGCTGTGTGTCCCcataaggaaaggaaaacaagtCTCCATGCAATTTATTATGATGTATCTCATCCTCTATTTGTACACACCAACAATTTCATGATTCctcaattatatataacaatttcaacaattttcagGCATTTTTggaccttgtttttttttttttaaaaaaaaaaatcatttccatTCACTTGTTGAGAATAGGGAATAATTCTTtcatagaaataaataatttgatatttttatattttgagctAACATTTTTCACATGTGCTAGTAAAAAttcgatttttttcttaaacattaaatataaataaaattttaaaaaataggagaTAGTTTGGAAAGGTCCCAGTATTTTGTTGAGGGCGCTAAAAAAATCGTAAATATTTGCTAGATCAAATTCAATGAGTTAGTTCTAGGAACCACACTAGGATTATCTATGTAAaattcatatgatttttttagggcttccaaaaaaaatttgagataaTTGCAACctggtttctatttttttataatttattaagttttttttttattattattttttattaacgtgggtgtccgggtcagtttgtgcgcatctcaactaattccatgagccctgaagttaatgaccatgtaaatcttTAGTAGTCATTATATTAGCAACTATAATACTCGaacttaaaattataaagaaaataaactttttaattttaaattcttatcaCGGGAGGAGAATTCTCTAGTAGAATACCTATCTTTTAATCCTTTTAGAATCGGTCGGTGTATGCCTGTTTGCTTGTGGCATCGcctcgtcttttttttttttttttaacagaataAATAAGTGAATTATAGTCCATGATAAATAGAGTTTTTGGGATTCCagcatgataaaataaaattgatacaacacaatatttaattaaaaaatatattattattaaaaaccattacaaaactttaatgatattattattaatataattaaaaaatcttgaggagataaatttatttaaagatattaatataattttaaacagtTTCTGCAACTCACTCggattattattaataatttttaatattattatatttattttaatgaggttttttttagtgatattagtaatattattaaatttatctcGTGCGACTCTagaatttttttccctctctctaggtaattttatataattgtaaatGACTTCTATgatatataactttttaaattgtggtatttttttaaatattttttttgcaatgtattattattatttttattattatgctaGAATCCTAAATCCTATAATTATTCTTCGGGCTTGCCCCTATTTTGcgataaactgaaaagaaagcccaaaaaaatgtgtaaatcatgaaagtaataaaaatcataaaaataatagaacatTAATATTCATTGCTAAAaagaaaggatgaaaaaaatagaatcgtAACCTCCTCAATATACAGAAATCATAATGagcaaaaagaattaaatttaagaatatagaaataataattcagATTCAGAGAATCTCTCTTCTAGCAGCATAACCATAATCAGACCTTCGAATGTTATCTTGTCTCTTCTTATAAACCAATCCTCCAAATCCAACCATACACGCCGCCACTATCACTCCCACTACTATCCCCGCCTTCTTCCCTCCGCTCATTCCCTTCGATTCTCCTTCACCCTCACTTCCGTCGCCCCCACTCCCTTCACCCCCACTTCCTGCTTCCACATTGTTGCTGTGATTGATCTCGCTCCCTTCCGTCGGCGCTGATGCAGGTGCTGAGCCTGGAACAACGGACGGAACCGGATCTGAAGGCGGTGGTGCTGGTGGGGATGCCAACGGCGAATCTGACGGAGATCCAGTTTCTGGTGAAGGAGATGGAAGAGGAGGAGATAGAAATGGTGAATTGGCGGGGGCGGCGGATTCTTCGGtagatggagatggagatggtGACTGTTCAGGTGTTTccgcggaggaggaggagatttGCAATAAAAACAAGGCTAAAACAAGCACTAATCCAGTGATGCTACCCATATTTGAATCTGAACTAGGAAATGGccagagaggagagagagagggggggggggttaaGCAAGTTTGGTGAGCGCAGCAGTAGATCTAGAGGGGGGAGGAAGTTTAAATAATAGacgggatttttttttaatcgcgTGAGGGAAGTGTGTGAAAGTGATCGAATACTTCGTACCtctactattaatattataataattccgtccttgttcttttagtttttctaatttcacCCTCCATTATCGCGATCACCATTATTCTTATATCTTACCGAGCAGGAGGAAGGATGGCAGTAGGAGAGTCTGGAGATTAGAGGGATGAAATATAATATAGTACACTGCAATAATTAACCGACAAAGAGATTGATGCTACCTAACGGAATTGTGTTTAAGATCTAAGTAAATTgattaataagataataaaatatgattattaaGGATAATTACTTTTAGGATATCACGGTAAATGCGGGATGCGATTTATTTTTCGTACGATatttataaagtttattttttatttatttatttaaaagccAGCTAACGCTATTTTGTGGTTGGAACACCGGGCGCGTATCTTGTTTATTTCTAggatggaaattaaaaaaaataatcataatttttaatacattaactctattaaaaacttatttttttaatatattttatgtctATTTCTTTTCTCTACAAGTATCCAATAAACAccatagaatttttttatttattattttttttttttgtaattttgatcTTCGTTGCCTTCTTGTCTCTAAGATAAGATAATtgtatggttaaaaaaatacttatccTAAATATGAATTTTGAAGGTGGGAGACTGATGGGTGCAAACCCCAAGCGCTTACCACCGCCGAAGCAAATGTATAGATTAGATTTAttgattttagtgtttttaaaatgtttttgaaaaaatttaattttttattatttttgttttaaattaatatttttttttgtgttttcagataattttgatgagctgatgataaaaattatttttaaaaaataaaaaatattattttaatgcatttccaagtaaaaaacattttgaaaaataatcacaattacACTCTCAAATACCCTCGGCAAAAAGCAAAAGGTGGGCGAAGCAAATGAATAGATTATGTTTATTGGTTTTAGcgtttctaaaatgtttttaaaaaatttaattttatttttatttttattttaaattaatatttttttgtgttttcagataattttgatgagctgatgataaaaattatttttaaaaattaaaaaatattattttaatacattttcaagtaaaaaacactttgaaaaacaaacacacccaaATACtctaattaaaaagcaaaaggtGGGCAGTGGCCCTTGCTTGTAGGCaaatcttccatttattttattttatttggcaATCATGTAATGGACTCCCACTTTAAGTTGATCGCAAGTGTAGTTAAAATTAAGTAAACGGCAAGGTGACCCCTTAGATTATGCCGCACTTTGTCtcggggaagaagaaggagtgGGCTGTTGgctatttaaattcaaatccgAAATTATCGCTACAAGTTTCAACGCACCGTTTCATTAAGATTGATGCTCATCGTTTTGCTGAATACTCGATGCAATGCACTGCTTCCATTACTCGTGCTACGCATCGTTTAGTATGTTTTTCATCCGGGTGAATCCCTTTATGTTCTTCATCTTTGTCTACTCCATTCTTCTACAATACTGAATTTCTTGCATCTATTTTCTACAACTCAGTCTCATTAAATCCAATCAATCACAGGATTCACAGGAGAGTTATCCATCACTTTTGtaacaagtggtatcagagcaaacCTTACACTTACCTTAATGCAGCTAACTTTAAACAACTAGAGGATTCCATTGAAAAAGTTAAGAAGAAAACTAGTCAGAAGTATAAGCAATCGGTGGACCTACTAAAAATACAAAGTCATAAGTTTGATCATACCATTAAAAGTTAAGAAGCTTGTATTGGAGATATCAGGACTATGACACAATTATAGATAAAGTTCACTTTGCAAAAGTTTTCTCCAGTTCCGGATAGCTCCAGCCAAGGCAAAGATAAACAGACTTGCATCTAGGAGGGATTAGATTCCAGAGCTCGTCTTGTGAATGAAGAAAGAATCCCTGCTTATAAGGTACATAAACCCAAACACTTCTTTCCAGTATTTGAGGGTGAAGATGTTCATAAATAGTTGTATAAATGTacttaatattttgaaaagcttaaaATAACATCCTATTATCTAGATGGTATTGCTCTTTActgctataaaaaaattataagaagttTCGGGAACCAAAAATTAAGTTGGGAAAAATACGTAGAAGCTATATGTTTACAGGTTTGGAGGATAGGAGGATCATTTAGAAGAGTTGATAGATTTGAAGCAAATTGGAGAGTTGGAAATGTATATCTAGGATTTAGATATATTATGGAATAAGACTgagattaatgaaaaacatatcTTAGTCATGTTTTTGGGAGGGTAGGAAGTATAGATTAAAAACACAACGAAGATGTTTGATCCCAAAACCCTTAAACACACATATAACTTGGCATGATTACTAGCAAATACTTTAGCCTTTAGATCCATCAAGTCAACTAGGTTATATTGAGTCAATTCTAACACGgttaaaaagttttttcttctaggaaaaacattaacaatgtctagatattttttttacatttaaaaaaaataatctgaatcaTGACGTGGTGtgatctagttaaaaaaaaactgataagtTTTTTACTATGCACACACTCACATTTCATTGTGGAttcacataataaaatt
This region of Populus trichocarpa isolate Nisqually-1 chromosome 9, P.trichocarpa_v4.1, whole genome shotgun sequence genomic DNA includes:
- the LOC7489339 gene encoding 4-hydroxy-3-methylbut-2-en-1-yl diphosphate synthase (ferredoxin), chloroplastic; the protein is MATGAVPASFSGLQMKESGLGFGKSMDFVRICDIKRIKSGRKKISMIRNSNTGRDIVELQPASEGSSLLVPRQKYCESINKTVRRKTRTVMVGNVPLGSEHPIRIQTMTTTDTKDVAATVEQVMIIADKGADIVRLTVQGKREADACFEIKNSLVQKNYNIPLVADIHFAPSVALRVSECFDKIRVNPGNFADRRAQFEKLEYTDDDYQKELEHIEKVFTPLVEKCKKYGRAMRIGTNHGSLSDRIMSYYGDSPRGMVESAFEFARICRKLDFHNFVFSMKASNPVVMVQAYRLLVAEMYVQGWDYPLHLGVTEAGEGEDGRMKSAIGIGTLLQDGLGDTIRVSLTEPPEEEIDPCRKLANLGMRAAKIQQGVAPFKEKYRRYFDFQRRSGQLPMQKEGEEVDYRGVLHRDGSVLMSVSLDQLKAPELLYKSLAAKLVVGMPFKDLATVDSILLRELPPVDDNDARLALKRLIEVSMGVIAPLSEQLTKPLPNAMVLVNLKELSTGAYKLLPEGTRLVVSLRGDEPYEELEILKHIDATMLLHDLPFSEDKIGRVHTARRLFEYLAENALNVPVIHHLQFPKGIHRDELVIGAGTNAGALLVDGLGDGVLIEAPDQDFDFLRNTSFNLLQGCRMRNTKTEYVSCPSCGRTLFDLQEISAQIREKTSHLPGVSIAIMGCIVNGPGEMADADFGYVGGAPGKIDLYVGKTVVKRGIEMESATDALIQLIKDNGRWVDPPPAEE
- the LOC7489338 gene encoding classical arabinogalactan protein 10, with protein sequence MGSITGLVLVLALFLLQISSSSAETPEQSPSPSPSTEESAAPANSPFLSPPLPSPSPETGSPSDSPLASPPAPPPSDPVPSVVPGSAPASAPTEGSEINHSNNVEAGSGGEGSGGDGSEGEGESKGMSGGKKAGIVVGVIVAACMVGFGGLVYKKRQDNIRRSDYGYAARREIL